The Kineococcus radiotolerans SRS30216 = ATCC BAA-149 genomic interval GGCCTCACCGTGCCCGGCGTCCTCGTGGAGGACGTCGCCACCACCCGCAAGACGCTGCCGGACTTCCCCGGGATGTGGGCGTCCATGCTCGCCGGGACCCCGGCCTGAGCCCGGGTCAGCGCGGTCCCCGCGCGCGCTGGGACGAGGACGACGTCCGGGTCCGGCCCAACCCGAAGGGGTCGCGGCCGCGGACCAAGGAACGCCCCGCGCACGCCGACGCCGTCGACGGGTTCGTCGTCGCCGTGGACCGCGGGCGCTCGTACTGCCTGGTCGGGGAGGGCACGCCGCAGCAGCGCGTCGTGCGGGCGATGCGCGCGCGCGAGCTGGGCCGGCAGGGCGTCGTCGTGGGCGACCGCGTCGGGCTCGTGGGCGACGTGTCGGGGACCCCGGACACCCTGGCCCGCATCGTCCGCATCGACGAGCGGCGCACCGCGCTGCGCCGCTCCGCCGACGACACCGACCCCATCGAGCGGGTCGTGGTCGCCAACGCCGACCAGCTCGTGGTCGTCACCGCCGTGGCGAACCCGGAGCCCCGGTCCCGGCTGGTGGACCGGTGCTTGGTCGCGGCCTACGTGTCGGGCATGCAGCCGCTGCTGTGCCTGACCAAGGGGGACCTGCGCCCGGCCGAGGAGGTGCTGGGGACGTGGGCCCCCTTCGGGCTGGACGCCGTGGTGACCTCGCGCGGGCCGGAGGGCCTGCTGGGGCTGGCGGAGGTCCGCGAGCGCCTGGAGGGGCGCACGAGCGTGCTCGTCGGGCACTCGGGGGTCGGGAAGTCGACCCTGGTGAACGCGCTGGTGCCCGACGCCGACCGCGCCACGGGCCACGTCAACGCCGTCACCGGCCGGGGGCGGCACACCTCGACGTCGATGGCGGCGCTGGCCCTGCCGGGCGGCGGGTGGGTGATCGACACCCCGGGCATCCGCGGCTTCGGGCTGGCCCACGTCGACCCCGAGGCCGTGCTGCGCGCCTTCCCCGACCTGCTGCCCGGGGAGCGGGAGTGCCCGCGCGGCTGCACCCACGACGAACCCGACTGCGGCCTGGACGGGTGGGTCGCGCAGGGGCGCGCCGGGGCGGCGGGGGCGGTGCGGCTGGCCTCCTTCCGCCGGCTGCTGGCGGCCCGGCGGCCCGCGCGCGAGGACCAGGTCGGTCCCGACGAGCCGCCCGAGGTCCCTGTCGACGCCTGACGCGGGTCGCGCGGGTCAGAGCAGGGTCGACCAGTAGGACCAGAACTTCGTGGCCACCATGGCCAGCACGGCGGCGTAGCTGAGGACGACGAGCAGGCCGCGGTAGTCGACGACGGTGCGCGCCGCCCCGCGCAGGGCGGCGGGCACCGGCACCAGCCCGCGGTCGAGGCCGTCGGCGAGGTGGGTCCAGAAGGTCGGGATCACCACCGCCCACACGACCACGCAGTACGGGCACAGGGCGTGGATGGAGTACAGGCTCTGCACGACGAGCCAGCCGACGAAGACCATCCCGAGGGTGATCCCCAGCAGGTAGCCGCGCTCGACCCAGCGGGGCAGGGCGGTGCGCGAGAGCACGAGGACGCCGAGCGTCACCGAGACCGCGAAGGCCGCGATGCCGAGGAGCGGGTTGGGGAACCCGAACACGGCCGCCTGCTCCGTCTGCATGACGCTGCCGCAGGACAGGACGGGGTTGAAGCTGCAGCTGGGGACGTAGGCGGGGTCCTGGAGGAGCCTGATCCGCTCGACGGTGAGGGTGAAGGCCGCGACGAACCCCAGGACGCCGCCGAGGACCAGCAGCAGCCCGCGGGTGCGCGGGGACACCGGCAGCGCGGACAGGTGCCCCTCGGGGGCGAGGTCGGAGCCCTCCTCGACGTCGGTCCGGTCCGTCGTGTCGGCCATGGGTCCCCTCCACCTCGCGTCCCGGGGTGGCGCCCACCCCGCTCCCAGCATCCTCGACGTGCCTGGGCGGCACCTGAACGGGTCGCCGGGGCCGCGTCCGCGGCCGCGCGGGGCCCGGGCGGTAGGTTCGCGGGCGTGCCCGCCCCCACGACCGCCCCCGCCGGCCAGCGCCCCCGCTACGACGACGACCTGCGCCTGGCCCACGTCATCGCCGACCAGGTCGACGGGGTGACCACCGACCGCTTCAAGGCCCAGGACCTGCGGGTGGACACCAAGCCCGACCTGACCCCCGTCAGCGACGCGGACCAGAGCGCCGAGGAGCTCATCCGCTCCCAGCTCCGGCGGACCCGCCCGCGCGACGCGGTGCTGGGCGAGGAGTTCGGCCTCGTCGGGCACGGGGCCCGGCAGTGGGTCGTGGACCCCATCGACGGGACGAAGAACTTCGTGCGGGGGGTGCCGGTGTGGGCGACGCTCATCGCCCTGCTCGACGACGGCGAGCCGGTGGTCGGGCTGGTCTCGGCGCCCGCGCTGGGCCGGCGGTGGTGGGCGGCGACGGGCTCGGGCGCCTGGACGGGACGCAGCCTGTCCGCGGCCTCGCGGATGTCGGTGAGCGCGGTGGCCGACCTGTCCGACGCGTCCTTCGCGTACTCCTCCCTCTCCGGCTGGGAGGAGTCGGGTTCGCTGGAGGGGTTCCTCGGCCTCTCCCGCGCGGTGTGGCGGACCCGCGGGTTCGGGGACTTCTGGTCCTACATGCTGCTGGCCGAGGGCGCGGTCGACATCGCCGCCGAGCCGGAGCTGGCGCTGCACGACATGGCCGCCCTGGTGCCGATCGTCACCGAGGCCGGGGGGCGGTTCACCTCCCGCGCAGGGGTCGACGGCCCGCACGGCGGGAACGCCGTCGCCACCAACGGGTTGCTGCACGAGGCCGCGCTGGGCTTCCTGGGGACCCCCG includes:
- the rsgA gene encoding ribosome small subunit-dependent GTPase A, producing the protein MSPGQRGPRARWDEDDVRVRPNPKGSRPRTKERPAHADAVDGFVVAVDRGRSYCLVGEGTPQQRVVRAMRARELGRQGVVVGDRVGLVGDVSGTPDTLARIVRIDERRTALRRSADDTDPIERVVVANADQLVVVTAVANPEPRSRLVDRCLVAAYVSGMQPLLCLTKGDLRPAEEVLGTWAPFGLDAVVTSRGPEGLLGLAEVRERLEGRTSVLVGHSGVGKSTLVNALVPDADRATGHVNAVTGRGRHTSTSMAALALPGGGWVIDTPGIRGFGLAHVDPEAVLRAFPDLLPGERECPRGCTHDEPDCGLDGWVAQGRAGAAGAVRLASFRRLLAARRPAREDQVGPDEPPEVPVDA
- a CDS encoding vitamin K epoxide reductase family protein codes for the protein MADTTDRTDVEEGSDLAPEGHLSALPVSPRTRGLLLVLGGVLGFVAAFTLTVERIRLLQDPAYVPSCSFNPVLSCGSVMQTEQAAVFGFPNPLLGIAAFAVSVTLGVLVLSRTALPRWVERGYLLGITLGMVFVGWLVVQSLYSIHALCPYCVVVWAVVIPTFWTHLADGLDRGLVPVPAALRGAARTVVDYRGLLVVLSYAAVLAMVATKFWSYWSTLL
- the hisN gene encoding histidinol-phosphatase — translated: MPAPTTAPAGQRPRYDDDLRLAHVIADQVDGVTTDRFKAQDLRVDTKPDLTPVSDADQSAEELIRSQLRRTRPRDAVLGEEFGLVGHGARQWVVDPIDGTKNFVRGVPVWATLIALLDDGEPVVGLVSAPALGRRWWAATGSGAWTGRSLSAASRMSVSAVADLSDASFAYSSLSGWEESGSLEGFLGLSRAVWRTRGFGDFWSYMLLAEGAVDIAAEPELALHDMAALVPIVTEAGGRFTSRAGVDGPHGGNAVATNGLLHEAALGFLGTPAQP